The Roseimicrobium gellanilyticum sequence TCATGGGGGATGCGCCGACGAAGCCGCTGCTCTTTCCCTGCGGCGCGTGCAAGCAGATGGTGAAGTCGCGCTGGATCGATCGCGGCAATCCGGTGAAGTGTCCCAAGTGCCAGGGGACTCTCACAGTTCCCAATCCAGAAGCCACGCGTGCGCAAATCGCGGTGGAGCAGAAGCAAGCAAAGGCCACACCGTTTTTGTGGTTGGGAGTGGGAATGATTCTGATTGGGGCCGGTACGACCATCTTCTCCTATTTGCATGCCCGGTCCGAGGGAGGTGGCTACGCGATTTTTTATGGCATGGTGCTGGTCGGTTTCTTCATGGTCATGGACCATTGGTTTGATTTCCGGGGCAAGCGGAAGGGGAGGTAGCAGGGAGTGCTCGCGCGCCACCAAGCCCGACATTCGAACGAAAGCAGATGGAATGCAGTCCCAACGACACAGCATGAAGAAGGTCTTTTCGATTCTGGTCCTGGCGCTCTTGTGGCCACTCGTGATTCGGGCTGATGAACCGAAGGGTGGCGGTTACTCCGCCTACGAGGCTTATACCTCCTTGATGAGCACCAGTACCTTCGCGATCGGCGGAGTGGGTTTCGCAGGCACGACGTCGGGTCCCGAGCTGGCGCTCCGCGAAGTGTTGAAACAGCCTGATGCGGTGGCGACCTGTCAGAAGCTGGTGGCCAATGCCACAGTCGAAGGGCAGCTGTACGGGTTGCTGGGCTTGAAACTCAGCGATGACAAGGCCTTTACCCAAGCACTGCCCAAGTTCAAAAACTCGAAGACGGCAATCAAGGTGATGAGCGGCTGCATCCTCGGTACGGATAAAGTGGGAGAGGTGGCGGAGAGGATTGAGAAGGGTGTCTACAAGTAAAGCAAGTCGCAACTTGGTCCTGGAGGGTCGCGGTTGGTTGACAATGCTCTCGCTACGGTGAGGCTCGAAAGAGAACTCCATGCACCTTGAAGCGCCATGAGTGACGCCCAGCCACCGCCCATTCCTTCGCAGGTGCCACCACCGGTGTCCGCCGCCGCCGAGCCGCTTCGAGACAAGAACAAGGAGGGCTACCACGTGTTTGCGGACAAGATTGGTGGTGTGCCCAATGTGCGGATGGAGGACAATCTGTACCAGGCGCTCGCCATTGGCGCATTCGTGGCTGTCGGTTCGCTTGTTGGTTTGTTCAAAGGCGGCTGGCCTGGTGGGTTCATTGCCGGTGCCATATGCGGTATGGTGGCCGGGCTGCTCCTGAGTGGAGCGGTACTGACGGTGATCGGACTCAAGCGGAAATCCTGACCATACTTCAAGCTTCCCATGATCCGTACGAAGTCCGCCGAAGAGAAACCTTCGAAGCAGGATGGTGTGCGCCTGTACGTGACCCGCTTCTGGCCACGTGGCCACGGTCGCGATGAATGCGATGCGTGGCTGCCGAATCTCGCGCCCAGTGAGAAGCTGCTGCGTGCCTTTCTCGCCGACCAGATCACGTGGGCTGCCTTCTCGAAAGAGTACAAGAAGGAAATGACGAAGGGTTATGGTGATGAGGATGGGAAGAATGCGCACATGAGGAACTCCGGTCAGAAGCACACGCTGAAATTGCTGAAGTTGCTCGCGAAGGGCCAGACCGTCACGCTCATCTGTTCCTGTGCGCCCGATGAAAAACACTGCCATCGGCATTTGCTTCAGGCATTGCTGGAGGATTGATGCGAGGTTCAATCATGGGACAGGAGATCGAACGCAAATTTCTGGTGACGGGCGATGGCTGGCGCGAAGGCGCCGAGGGCACGCTGTATCGCCAGGGCTACCTCGCCAAGGACAAGGAGCGCACCGTGCGCGTGCGTGTGGCGGGTGCGAAGGCGTATCTCACCATCAAAGGCCGCACGAGTGGCACGAGCCGCGCGGAGTATGAGTATGAGATCCCGCTGAAGGATGCAGAGGAACTCCTGAATCTGTGCGAGGGACCTTTGGTGGAGAAGACGAGGCACAAGATTCCGTATGCCGGTCACACGTGGGAGGTGGATGTCTTCCATGGAGACAACGAAGGTCTCATCATGGCGGAGGTGGAATTGCAGAGCGAAGACGCGCATGTGGAGATGCCGGATTGGGCGGGCAAAGAGGTCTCAGGCGATGTTCGCTATTACAATTCGAGTCTATCCAAGAAACCGTACAAAATGTGGACCGACACGTGATTGCTCGACAAGGGCCGATGCCATGCCTAGCATGCCCCTGCCATGAAGATTGAAGGCATCAAAGGCTGCTATGAAAAGACGGGCGGGCTCTTCTATTTCCC is a genomic window containing:
- a CDS encoding CYTH domain-containing protein, whose translation is MGQEIERKFLVTGDGWREGAEGTLYRQGYLAKDKERTVRVRVAGAKAYLTIKGRTSGTSRAEYEYEIPLKDAEELLNLCEGPLVEKTRHKIPYAGHTWEVDVFHGDNEGLIMAEVELQSEDAHVEMPDWAGKEVSGDVRYYNSSLSKKPYKMWTDT
- a CDS encoding DUF488 domain-containing protein, whose amino-acid sequence is MIRTKSAEEKPSKQDGVRLYVTRFWPRGHGRDECDAWLPNLAPSEKLLRAFLADQITWAAFSKEYKKEMTKGYGDEDGKNAHMRNSGQKHTLKLLKLLAKGQTVTLICSCAPDEKHCHRHLLQALLED